One genomic region from Streptomyces sp. NBC_00582 encodes:
- a CDS encoding UbiA family prenyltransferase, whose amino-acid sequence MSLHPSGVLSRTTHGVPALLRSCHPEPAFAVTVFVTALAAASGRGAVGSAAVAAAVLAGQLSVGWCNDAADARRDASCGRRDKPVATGDLPPRAAAVAAGAALGLCVPLSLLSGIAAGAVHLAGVTAGWAYNLRWKHTVLSPLPYAVGFASLPAFVTLGLPAPSWPAWWAMTAGALLGVGAHVVNVLPDIENDLATGVRGLPQRLGGPVCRWLAPAVLLTAVGVVVLGPPGAVDLPDLAVAAVAGGVAVAGTAVPGERSRWPFRAAIAVAGLAVTELVRRGSAMA is encoded by the coding sequence GTGTCTCTCCACCCGTCCGGGGTTCTCTCACGTACGACACACGGCGTCCCGGCGCTGCTGCGCTCCTGCCACCCCGAGCCGGCGTTCGCCGTGACCGTGTTCGTCACCGCCCTCGCTGCGGCGTCGGGGCGCGGGGCGGTGGGATCCGCGGCGGTGGCCGCCGCGGTCCTGGCCGGTCAGCTCTCGGTGGGCTGGTGCAACGACGCGGCCGACGCACGGCGCGACGCGTCCTGCGGCCGCCGCGACAAGCCGGTGGCGACCGGCGACCTGCCGCCCCGGGCGGCGGCGGTCGCGGCCGGGGCGGCCCTGGGGCTGTGCGTGCCGCTGTCCCTGCTGAGCGGCATCGCCGCGGGTGCGGTGCATCTGGCGGGGGTCACCGCCGGCTGGGCCTACAACCTGCGGTGGAAGCACACGGTCCTCTCCCCGCTGCCGTACGCCGTCGGGTTCGCCTCCTTGCCGGCGTTCGTCACCCTCGGGCTGCCGGCGCCTTCCTGGCCCGCCTGGTGGGCGATGACCGCGGGGGCGCTGCTCGGGGTCGGCGCGCATGTGGTGAACGTTCTCCCGGACATCGAGAACGATCTCGCGACCGGTGTGCGCGGACTGCCGCAGCGGCTCGGCGGACCGGTCTGCCGGTGGCTGGCCCCGGCGGTGCTGCTGACGGCCGTGGGCGTGGTCGTCCTGGGGCCGCCCGGGGCGGTGGACCTCCCCGACCTGGCCGTGGCGGCGGTGGCCGGGGGAGTGGCGGTCGCGGGCACGGCGGTGCCGGGGGAGCGGAGCCGGTGGCCGTTCCGGGCGGCGATCGCGGTGGCCGGCCTGGCGGTCACGGAGCTTGTGCGCCGGGGCTCGGCCATGGCCTGA
- a CDS encoding type III polyketide synthase, with translation MRVPVVADQDLPPDPAPAAAPALVARRTAVPAAAATIAAVHTALPPHRYAQDDLTEWIGDLCLPPGADRAVLRRLHASAGVRTRHLALPIERYAGLGDFGRSNDAWLAAGLELGEEAVTGALREAGLGPDEVDLLVCASITGVAAPSLDARLAGRIGLRPDVKRVPVFGLGCVAGAAGIARVHDYLRGHPDHTAVLLTVELCSLTLQRYDDSRANLVAGALFGDGAAALVARGCGAGGGDGPLGGAEPAGPSVVATRSHLYPDSERLLGWDIGAGGFRVVIDAGVPGIVREHVGHHLGAFLAEHGLTPDDIGTWVCHPGGPRVLGALTDALGVSGDALDPAWRSLATVGNMSSVSVLHILESIRKSSRPEPGTWGLLLAMGPGFCSELVLLRW, from the coding sequence ATGCGTGTCCCCGTGGTCGCCGACCAAGACCTGCCCCCCGATCCGGCCCCGGCCGCGGCTCCGGCCCTCGTGGCCCGCCGTACGGCCGTGCCCGCCGCGGCGGCGACGATCGCCGCCGTGCACACCGCGCTGCCGCCGCACCGCTACGCCCAGGATGACCTCACCGAGTGGATCGGCGACCTGTGTCTGCCGCCGGGGGCGGACCGTGCCGTGCTGCGCCGACTGCACGCGTCCGCCGGTGTGCGCACACGCCATCTGGCGCTGCCGATCGAGCGGTACGCCGGTCTCGGCGACTTCGGACGGAGCAACGACGCCTGGCTCGCGGCGGGCCTCGAACTGGGCGAGGAGGCCGTCACCGGCGCGCTGCGCGAGGCGGGCCTCGGGCCGGACGAGGTCGATCTGCTGGTGTGCGCCTCCATCACCGGTGTCGCCGCCCCGTCCCTCGACGCCCGGCTGGCCGGACGCATCGGGCTGCGGCCCGACGTCAAAAGGGTTCCGGTGTTCGGCCTGGGCTGTGTGGCGGGTGCCGCCGGCATCGCGCGGGTGCACGACTACCTGCGCGGCCATCCCGACCACACCGCGGTGCTGCTCACCGTCGAACTGTGCTCGCTGACGCTCCAGCGGTACGACGACTCCCGCGCCAACCTCGTCGCCGGCGCCCTGTTCGGCGACGGCGCGGCGGCGCTCGTCGCGCGGGGCTGCGGGGCGGGTGGCGGCGACGGGCCCCTCGGCGGGGCGGAGCCCGCCGGGCCCTCGGTGGTCGCGACGCGCAGTCACCTGTACCCGGACAGCGAACGGCTCCTCGGGTGGGACATCGGAGCCGGTGGCTTCCGTGTGGTGATCGACGCCGGCGTGCCCGGCATCGTGAGGGAGCACGTCGGTCACCACCTGGGTGCCTTCCTCGCCGAACACGGTCTGACCCCCGACGACATCGGGACCTGGGTGTGCCACCCGGGAGGCCCGCGGGTGCTCGGCGCCCTGACCGACGCCCTCGGGGTGTCCGGCGACGCGCTGGACCCGGCGTGGCGCTCCCTGGCGACGGTGGGGAACATGTCCTCGGTCTCCGTCCTGCACATCCTGGAGAGCATCCGGAAGTCGTCGCGCCCCGAGCCCGGTACGTGGGGGCTGCTCCTCGCGATGGGGCCGGGTTTCTGTTCCGAACTCGTCCTTCTGCGGTGGTGA
- a CDS encoding isoprenylcysteine carboxyl methyltransferase family protein, whose protein sequence is MPWYVLLVLAVAAERVAELLVARRNAAWTLARAGVEYGRGHYPVMVALHTGLLVGCLVEPVLADRPFVPALGGPMLALAVLAQALRWWCVTALGPYWNTRVIVVSGARLVAAGPYRFLRHPNYVAVVVEIAALPLVHSAWLTASVCTAANAVLLTVRVRCENTALTQAVPA, encoded by the coding sequence ATGCCCTGGTACGTGCTGCTCGTCCTCGCCGTCGCCGCCGAACGGGTCGCCGAACTCCTCGTCGCCCGGCGCAACGCGGCCTGGACGCTGGCCCGCGCCGGTGTGGAGTACGGCCGTGGCCACTACCCCGTCATGGTCGCCCTGCACACGGGGCTGCTCGTGGGCTGTCTGGTCGAACCGGTGCTCGCCGACCGCCCCTTCGTGCCGGCCCTGGGCGGGCCCATGCTGGCGCTCGCCGTACTGGCCCAGGCGCTGCGCTGGTGGTGCGTCACCGCGCTCGGTCCGTACTGGAACACCCGGGTGATCGTGGTGTCCGGAGCACGGCTGGTCGCCGCCGGGCCCTACCGTTTCCTGCGCCATCCCAACTATGTCGCGGTCGTCGTGGAGATCGCCGCTCTCCCTCTGGTGCACTCGGCCTGGCTGACCGCGTCGGTGTGCACCGCCGCCAACGCGGTGCTGCTGACGGTCCGGGTCCGCTGCGAGAACACCGCTCTCACCCAGGCGGTGCCGGCGTGA
- a CDS encoding NAD(P)/FAD-dependent oxidoreductase, protein MSGVHDLVIAGGGPAGLATALHAARAGLDAVVAEPRPAPVDKACGEGLMPGAVRSLARLGLEVPGHPLTGIRYVQESRQVQAAFRYGPGVGARRTALHGALHRAVLDAGVPVLPLRVEDVRQDDTGVRLPGTGLRARWLVAADGLHSPVRRSLGLGVPARGAAAPRYGLRRHYAVAPWSSYVEVHWGAQAEAYVTPLGPALVGVALLTTRRAPFGTQLEGFPELAARLPAEAAVTPVRGAGPLRQRARTRVHGRVLLVGDAAGYIDALTGEGVSLALIGAEALVANVRRGTPGCYEADWRRTTRRHRLLTELLVRARSQPALAFRITPAATRLPRLFSAVVNALA, encoded by the coding sequence GTGAGCGGCGTTCACGACCTGGTGATCGCGGGAGGCGGACCCGCGGGCCTGGCGACGGCCCTGCACGCGGCGCGCGCGGGGCTGGACGCCGTCGTCGCCGAGCCGCGTCCGGCGCCGGTCGACAAGGCGTGCGGTGAGGGCCTGATGCCCGGCGCCGTCCGTTCCCTCGCCCGGCTCGGCCTGGAGGTCCCCGGCCACCCCCTCACCGGCATCCGGTACGTCCAGGAGTCCCGCCAGGTGCAGGCCGCGTTCCGGTACGGGCCCGGTGTCGGTGCGCGCCGTACCGCTCTGCACGGGGCCCTGCACCGGGCCGTGCTGGACGCGGGGGTGCCCGTACTCCCCCTGCGGGTGGAGGACGTACGGCAGGACGACACGGGCGTGCGTCTCCCCGGTACGGGGCTGCGCGCCCGGTGGCTGGTCGCGGCGGACGGCCTGCACTCGCCGGTGCGCCGCTCCCTCGGCCTCGGGGTCCCGGCACGGGGCGCGGCGGCACCCCGGTACGGGCTGCGCCGGCACTACGCGGTGGCGCCGTGGTCGTCGTACGTGGAGGTGCACTGGGGGGCGCAGGCGGAGGCGTACGTCACCCCGCTCGGGCCGGCCCTCGTCGGTGTCGCGCTGCTGACGACGCGACGGGCCCCCTTCGGCACCCAGCTGGAGGGCTTCCCCGAGCTGGCGGCCCGGCTGCCCGCGGAAGCGGCCGTCACCCCCGTGCGCGGCGCGGGCCCGCTGCGCCAGCGAGCCAGGACCCGGGTCCACGGGCGGGTCCTGCTCGTCGGGGACGCCGCCGGGTACATCGACGCGCTGACCGGTGAGGGCGTCTCCCTCGCGCTCATCGGCGCCGAAGCCCTGGTCGCCAATGTGCGCCGCGGCACCCCCGGCTGCTACGAGGCCGACTGGCGGCGTACGACCCGCCGCCACCGGCTGCTCACCGAGCTCCTGGTGCGGGCCCGCAGTCAGCCCGCGCTCGCGTTCCGCATCACGCCCGCGGCGACCCGCCTCCCCCGTCTCTTCTCCGCGGTGGTGAACGCCCTCGCCTGA
- a CDS encoding SpoIIE family protein phosphatase — protein sequence MTGSEHTGTLQGPSVSAASAVMAGALDAIGAGAYVVDEQGCVIAVNARAEHLLGRPAGELLGHDAHDLLHRGPQGQPLPRTQCAMRQAFHAGRTAQAEEDYFARADGSVLRISWLITPYDMGDTRGATLVVFHTPGDPQDTDPEPEPPAHPLSELQRLALLAETTTRLTSTLDVDEALQRLVALVVPRLADWAVVDLITEHDEVWRTAVVHAVGDTLVRHEDLQGPMPPVPEESPMPLSRALRGVASTLAGPQTYQVTPDSGLAVEQRRLFETTGMHSAVIAPIRSTRAVLGALTVGRADDPAPFAPVDLPLIEDIARRAGLALDNARLYQRQRKVAETMQNHLLPQMPGVPGLRMTARYQPAPDASQVGGDWYDAFPLADASTALAIGDVVGHDLEAAAGMAQVRNMLRAYAWLQQEPPSRIVERLDEAIQHITDVAMATMIFARLEAAPAGHWRLTWTNAGHPPPLLISRDGLARYLTDGHGILLGTQADTARPDATVLLPPGSTLVLYTDGLIEAPGRTLDTGLNRLRRHAAALAHRPLAPFTDQLLHRVRPADNDDDVALLALRVPER from the coding sequence ATGACGGGGTCGGAACACACGGGCACGCTCCAGGGGCCCTCCGTGTCGGCGGCCTCCGCCGTGATGGCCGGGGCACTGGACGCCATCGGCGCCGGCGCCTACGTCGTCGACGAACAGGGCTGCGTCATCGCCGTCAACGCACGGGCCGAGCACCTCCTGGGCCGACCCGCCGGAGAACTCCTCGGCCATGACGCGCACGACCTGCTGCACCGCGGCCCCCAGGGGCAGCCGCTGCCGCGCACCCAGTGCGCGATGAGACAGGCGTTCCACGCCGGCCGGACCGCGCAGGCCGAGGAGGACTACTTCGCCCGCGCCGACGGTTCGGTGCTGCGCATATCCTGGCTGATCACCCCCTACGACATGGGCGACACCCGGGGCGCCACGCTCGTCGTCTTCCACACCCCCGGAGACCCCCAGGACACCGACCCGGAACCGGAACCGCCGGCCCACCCGCTGTCGGAGCTGCAACGGCTCGCCCTGCTGGCCGAGACCACGACACGACTGACCTCCACGCTCGACGTCGACGAGGCGCTCCAGCGGCTGGTGGCCCTGGTCGTGCCCCGGCTGGCGGACTGGGCGGTCGTCGACCTGATCACCGAGCACGACGAGGTGTGGCGCACCGCCGTGGTGCACGCCGTCGGCGACACCCTCGTACGCCACGAGGACCTGCAGGGACCGATGCCGCCGGTGCCCGAGGAGTCCCCGATGCCCCTGTCCAGGGCCCTGCGCGGCGTCGCCTCCACCCTGGCCGGTCCGCAGACCTACCAGGTGACACCCGACTCCGGCCTCGCGGTCGAGCAGCGCCGCCTGTTCGAGACCACCGGGATGCACTCGGCGGTCATCGCGCCCATCCGCAGCACCCGCGCGGTGCTGGGCGCGCTGACCGTCGGCCGCGCCGACGACCCGGCGCCCTTCGCCCCCGTCGACCTTCCCCTGATCGAGGACATCGCACGCCGTGCCGGCCTCGCCCTGGACAACGCCCGCCTCTACCAGCGCCAGCGCAAGGTCGCCGAGACCATGCAGAACCACCTCCTGCCCCAGATGCCGGGCGTCCCTGGGCTGCGGATGACCGCCCGGTACCAGCCCGCGCCCGACGCCTCCCAGGTCGGCGGCGACTGGTACGACGCCTTCCCCCTGGCCGACGCGTCCACCGCCCTGGCCATCGGAGACGTCGTCGGGCACGACCTCGAGGCGGCCGCCGGCATGGCCCAGGTACGCAACATGCTCCGCGCCTACGCCTGGCTGCAGCAGGAACCTCCCAGCAGGATCGTCGAGCGGCTCGACGAGGCGATCCAGCACATCACCGACGTCGCCATGGCCACCATGATCTTCGCCCGGCTCGAAGCGGCCCCCGCCGGGCACTGGCGGCTGACCTGGACCAACGCGGGCCACCCACCGCCCCTGCTGATCAGCCGCGACGGCCTGGCGCGCTATCTCACCGACGGCCACGGCATCCTCCTGGGCACCCAGGCCGACACCGCCCGCCCCGACGCCACCGTGCTGCTCCCGCCCGGCTCCACCCTGGTGCTGTACACGGACGGCCTCATCGAGGCGCCCGGCCGGACCCTGGACACCGGCCTGAACCGGCTGCGACGGCACGCGGCCGCCCTCGCCCACCGTCCCCTCGCCCCGTTCACCGACCAGTTGCTCCACCGCGTCCGCCCCGCCGACAACGACGACGACGTCGCCCTCCTGGCGCTTCGCGTCCCGGAGCGCTGA
- a CDS encoding flavin reductase family protein — protein sequence MADADVFMDRLNPEMCVVTAATGEARSGCLVGFASQCSIRPARFAVWLSKVNHTYPVARAARYLAVHLLTRDQHELAALFGGETGDRFDKFTRVRWSSRVGGAVVLEDAAAWFVGKVERHVDGGDHEGFVLEPVQWGERAEGPLLRLGDCLDISPGHPVD from the coding sequence GTGGCGGACGCCGACGTGTTCATGGACCGGCTGAACCCGGAGATGTGTGTGGTCACGGCCGCCACGGGTGAGGCGAGGTCGGGGTGCCTGGTGGGGTTCGCCTCGCAGTGTTCCATCCGGCCGGCGCGGTTCGCCGTATGGCTGTCCAAGGTCAACCACACGTACCCCGTGGCCCGCGCCGCCCGGTACCTCGCCGTTCACCTGCTGACGCGCGACCAGCACGAGCTGGCGGCCCTCTTCGGCGGGGAGACGGGTGACCGGTTCGACAAGTTCACGCGGGTCCGCTGGTCGAGTCGCGTCGGCGGGGCCGTCGTACTGGAGGACGCGGCCGCGTGGTTCGTGGGGAAGGTGGAGCGGCATGTCGACGGGGGTGATCACGAGGGGTTCGTCCTGGAGCCCGTGCAGTGGGGCGAGCGGGCGGAGGGACCGCTGCTGCGGCTCGGCGACTGCCTCGACATCAGTCCCGGTCACCCGGTGGACTGA
- a CDS encoding sensor histidine kinase encodes MRWRTVRPGVVESPVVDTLMALALTGVSMLLAHVSRAARAWPETDGRAQVLIVLAHVPLALRGRSPVVVFAVVQAAAVTYLTFGYWPVACVFGPMLALYTVAVRRAPRTAVVCALCTVGVWGYGGRVGHSPSTAAVLVQAVLYSSVLLWFGTLARRSAELARRLGEEQAERARRAVAEERGRIARELHDVVAHHMTVISVQAGLARFVFDRDPDTARGALGTIADVTGEALEELRRMLHLLREEGPEGLDGAPMPALAELAGLVDRVRAGGVEAELVVEGTPRPLAPGVVGGRVRSGRR; translated from the coding sequence ATGCGCTGGAGGACGGTTCGCCCGGGCGTCGTCGAGTCGCCGGTCGTGGACACGCTGATGGCGTTGGCCCTCACCGGTGTGTCCATGCTGCTCGCGCATGTGTCGCGAGCCGCCCGGGCGTGGCCCGAAACCGACGGGCGAGCCCAGGTACTGATCGTCCTGGCCCATGTGCCCCTCGCGCTGCGCGGCCGGTCGCCGGTCGTCGTGTTCGCGGTCGTCCAGGCCGCCGCGGTCACCTATCTCACCTTCGGCTACTGGCCCGTCGCCTGCGTGTTCGGCCCGATGCTGGCCCTGTACACGGTCGCCGTGCGCCGTGCGCCACGGACCGCCGTCGTCTGCGCGCTCTGCACGGTGGGCGTCTGGGGGTACGGGGGACGGGTCGGCCACAGCCCCTCGACGGCGGCCGTCCTGGTGCAGGCGGTGCTCTACAGCTCGGTGCTGCTCTGGTTCGGCACCCTGGCCCGTCGCTCCGCGGAACTCGCCCGCCGGCTCGGCGAGGAGCAGGCCGAGAGGGCCCGGCGCGCGGTCGCCGAGGAGCGCGGCCGGATCGCGCGGGAACTGCACGACGTGGTCGCCCATCACATGACGGTGATCTCGGTGCAGGCCGGTCTGGCCCGGTTCGTGTTCGACCGCGACCCGGACACGGCACGCGGCGCGCTGGGCACGATCGCGGACGTCACCGGCGAGGCGCTGGAGGAACTCAGGCGCATGCTCCACCTGTTGAGGGAGGAGGGCCCGGAGGGCCTCGACGGAGCCCCGATGCCCGCCCTGGCCGAACTGGCGGGGCTGGTCGACCGGGTGCGGGCGGGTGGTGTCGAGGCCGAGCTGGTGGTCGAAGGCACCCCGCGCCCGCTCGCCCCCGGCGTCGTGGGCGGGCGCGTCAGATCCGGCCGCCGGTGA
- a CDS encoding serine/threonine-protein kinase, producing the protein MRSLDPTDPPAVGGYPLLARLGAGGMGQVFLSRTASGRPLALKTVRSEFGADPGFEERFAREIASSEQVRSAWTVAVVDYSPAGHRPQWLATEYVPAPSLADWVERHGPLPEPAVRALGAELAEGLRAVHRAGLAHRDLKPSNVLLARRRPLLIDFGIARAADDTRHTRTGGVIGSPGYMAPEQATGGISAEPGDLFALGAVLVYAATGKGPFLHPGEDPSAAQLLYRIVHEEPVLDGVPPALVPLAAACLRKSPQERPGTDEVLERLGAGHDAWAAALPPGLEAEITAKEAELRTALERSSLPSPAPPAGFGPPVAHPPPPALPPGTTPGSPSYGPHGTGSAPAPVRRSARLRAAAVLAGMGATAAVVAAITWPDDGQGASRSPSSSPSASPSPSTASTPSSDALPASWVGTWRGTGPGSSAGDGIVNARTTEVSVTVTLHAADRGEIVGRQVSHVTEAGTGQDIGCTETLRLRESHGATMVFEAATSAPTDPSTGVLCTRGNLYTLRKTGEDVLTLEDEGSQASGSPSRLTRSS; encoded by the coding sequence ATGAGGAGTCTGGATCCCACGGATCCTCCGGCCGTCGGCGGGTATCCGCTGCTGGCGCGGCTCGGCGCCGGCGGCATGGGGCAGGTGTTCCTCTCGCGTACGGCGTCCGGCAGGCCGTTGGCGCTGAAGACCGTGCGGAGCGAGTTCGGCGCGGATCCGGGGTTCGAGGAACGGTTCGCCCGCGAGATCGCCAGCAGTGAGCAGGTGCGCTCCGCCTGGACGGTGGCCGTCGTCGACTACAGCCCCGCGGGACACCGGCCGCAGTGGCTCGCCACGGAGTACGTCCCGGCCCCCTCCCTGGCGGACTGGGTGGAACGGCACGGTCCGCTGCCGGAGCCCGCGGTCCGCGCGCTCGGCGCGGAACTCGCGGAAGGGCTGCGGGCGGTGCACCGGGCGGGCCTCGCGCATCGCGACCTGAAGCCCTCCAACGTGCTGCTCGCCCGCCGCCGTCCCCTGCTCATCGACTTCGGCATCGCCCGTGCCGCCGACGACACCCGGCACACCCGCACCGGCGGTGTCATCGGCTCACCCGGATACATGGCTCCGGAGCAGGCGACCGGAGGGATCTCGGCCGAGCCCGGTGACCTCTTCGCCCTGGGCGCCGTACTGGTCTATGCGGCCACCGGAAAGGGCCCCTTCCTGCATCCCGGTGAGGATCCCTCGGCGGCGCAGCTGCTCTACCGGATCGTGCACGAGGAGCCGGTGCTCGACGGCGTACCGCCCGCCCTCGTGCCACTGGCGGCCGCGTGCCTGCGCAAGTCACCGCAGGAGCGTCCCGGCACCGACGAGGTGCTCGAACGTCTCGGCGCCGGCCACGACGCCTGGGCCGCGGCCCTCCCACCGGGGCTGGAGGCGGAGATCACCGCGAAGGAGGCCGAGCTGCGGACGGCGCTGGAGCGGTCGTCCCTCCCCTCCCCGGCCCCGCCTGCGGGGTTCGGGCCGCCGGTCGCCCACCCGCCTCCTCCGGCTCTGCCGCCCGGGACCACTCCGGGATCCCCGTCCTACGGCCCGCACGGCACGGGATCCGCCCCCGCGCCCGTCCGGCGGTCGGCGCGTCTGCGCGCGGCCGCGGTCCTCGCGGGGATGGGGGCGACGGCGGCGGTCGTCGCGGCGATCACCTGGCCGGACGACGGTCAAGGCGCTTCCCGGTCGCCTTCCTCCTCCCCCTCCGCCTCCCCCTCCCCTTCCACGGCCTCCACCCCGTCGTCGGACGCCCTGCCCGCCTCGTGGGTGGGCACCTGGCGGGGCACCGGGCCGGGCAGCTCCGCCGGGGACGGGATCGTCAACGCGCGCACGACCGAGGTGTCCGTCACCGTCACGCTGCACGCGGCCGACCGCGGAGAGATCGTGGGCCGACAGGTCAGCCATGTGACCGAAGCCGGTACCGGTCAGGACATCGGGTGCACCGAAACGCTGCGCCTGCGGGAGTCCCACGGAGCGACCATGGTCTTCGAGGCGGCCACGAGCGCACCCACCGACCCCTCCACCGGCGTGCTGTGCACGCGGGGCAACCTCTACACACTGCGGAAGACCGGCGAGGACGTGCTCACCCTGGAGGACGAGGGCAGTCAGGCGTCGGGATCGCCGTCGCGCCTGACCCGCTCTTCCTGA
- a CDS encoding Pycsar system effector family protein, translating to MSFLSYLRLLGAAGTSPRVGRPDAGAADAKTLEYATQLLAEARSEVDRADNKAQILLAGAGVGAGALAGGLLAGSWSPRSLDASVQWLWWLGFAAAACGVGLLARAVYPRGARPGGARPVTRVEYFMDAARFSTEGELVAGLRRSADERLAATASQLRLVSAIVTLKYRAVAWGMWMFTVAVVCCTAAVLLDGWAV from the coding sequence ATGAGCTTTCTCAGCTACCTGCGGCTCCTCGGGGCGGCGGGGACCTCGCCGCGGGTCGGGCGGCCCGACGCGGGGGCGGCCGACGCGAAGACGCTGGAGTACGCGACCCAGCTTCTCGCGGAGGCGCGCAGCGAGGTCGACCGGGCCGACAACAAGGCGCAGATCCTGCTCGCCGGTGCCGGTGTCGGGGCCGGCGCGCTCGCGGGTGGACTGCTCGCCGGGTCGTGGTCGCCGCGTTCCCTGGACGCCTCCGTGCAGTGGCTGTGGTGGCTGGGGTTCGCGGCGGCGGCCTGCGGGGTGGGTCTGCTGGCCCGGGCGGTGTATCCGCGAGGGGCTCGGCCGGGGGGCGCCCGTCCGGTGACGCGTGTGGAGTACTTCATGGACGCCGCGCGGTTCTCGACCGAGGGAGAACTGGTCGCCGGGCTGCGCCGCTCCGCGGACGAGCGGCTGGCGGCGACCGCCAGCCAACTGCGGCTGGTGAGTGCGATCGTGACGTTGAAATACCGTGCCGTCGCCTGGGGAATGTGGATGTTCACGGTGGCCGTGGTGTGCTGCACGGCCGCCGTGCTGCTGGACGGGTGGGCGGTCTGA
- a CDS encoding dynamin family protein, translated as MVRERVWEAFGRAERRLGGAQELAAARERLAEIRDGFGARLRVALVGRVSSGKSTLVNALLREERVPTGVSELTFQVTRLHRAARETLTVHYRDGRPHRVCAVEEFRAWVVSAHEDSGRQAELRAVDRLDLGLPHSALDRFDLVDTPGLDSWLGEDSARTLRFLGRTGTDLRHATVEHASRADALVLVFASGLADSEERLLAEVTGSGTRGVEPLTAVGALTKVEHYWPSCADPLAEARHVADRLMHRSGGRRTLFELVPVAGRLATGAAAATPRDIADLTALADVDPKTLTARVRRGPYFVSRDYADLPVPPERREALFRRFGGYGIVLACDLIREGLTDGAALLRELRCRSGVEHLGDVLVDHFGNRATVVKLDRAVQEARALPALADTRCDAWVRWRLEEAAEEVTRLRLTEHVFAELHLLRRLYDGTLACSPSEVAEILRLTGEKGDSPACRLGLDEDCDVDTLVRTALRRQAYWAAVDLDVARGPEVAEAARTVRRSYDLLLDRVQRA; from the coding sequence ATGGTGCGGGAGCGGGTGTGGGAGGCCTTCGGGCGCGCTGAACGGCGGTTGGGCGGGGCGCAGGAGCTCGCCGCGGCGCGGGAGCGGCTGGCGGAGATACGGGACGGCTTCGGGGCACGCCTGAGGGTCGCCCTCGTCGGCCGGGTCAGCTCGGGCAAGTCGACGCTGGTCAACGCCCTGCTGCGGGAGGAACGCGTCCCGACCGGGGTGTCGGAGCTGACGTTCCAGGTGACCAGGCTGCACCGGGCCGCACGGGAGACGCTGACCGTGCACTACCGCGACGGCCGGCCGCACCGGGTATGCGCCGTCGAGGAGTTCCGCGCGTGGGTCGTGAGCGCGCACGAGGACTCCGGACGGCAGGCGGAGCTGAGGGCCGTGGACCGGCTCGACCTGGGGCTGCCCCACAGCGCTCTCGACCGGTTCGACCTCGTGGACACCCCCGGACTCGACTCCTGGCTCGGTGAGGACTCGGCGCGGACACTGCGCTTCCTGGGCCGCACGGGAACCGACCTGAGACATGCCACGGTGGAGCACGCGAGCCGCGCCGACGCGCTGGTCCTGGTGTTCGCCTCCGGACTGGCCGACTCCGAGGAGCGGCTGCTGGCGGAGGTCACGGGGTCGGGGACCCGCGGCGTCGAACCGCTGACCGCGGTCGGCGCGCTCACGAAGGTGGAGCACTACTGGCCGTCCTGCGCGGATCCGCTCGCCGAGGCGCGACACGTCGCCGACCGACTCATGCACCGCTCGGGGGGCCGCCGTACCCTCTTCGAACTCGTCCCCGTGGCCGGGCGGCTGGCCACCGGTGCGGCCGCCGCCACCCCGCGGGACATCGCGGACCTCACCGCACTCGCGGACGTGGACCCGAAGACGCTGACCGCGCGCGTCCGCCGCGGCCCGTACTTCGTCTCCCGCGACTACGCGGACCTTCCCGTTCCACCGGAGCGCAGGGAGGCGCTGTTCCGCCGGTTCGGCGGCTACGGCATCGTCCTCGCCTGCGACCTGATCCGCGAGGGGCTCACCGACGGTGCCGCCCTGCTGCGCGAACTGCGGTGCCGCAGCGGCGTCGAGCACCTGGGGGACGTGCTGGTGGACCACTTCGGCAACCGGGCCACCGTGGTCAAGCTCGACCGTGCCGTACAGGAGGCCCGGGCGCTTCCCGCCCTCGCGGACACCCGATGCGACGCCTGGGTCCGCTGGCGCCTGGAGGAGGCGGCCGAGGAGGTGACCCGGCTGCGCCTGACCGAACACGTCTTCGCCGAGCTGCACCTGCTGCGCCGCCTGTACGACGGGACCCTCGCCTGCTCCCCGAGCGAGGTCGCGGAGATCCTGCGCCTGACCGGCGAGAAGGGCGACAGCCCGGCGTGCCGGCTCGGGCTGGACGAGGACTGCGACGTCGACACGCTGGTGCGGACCGCCCTGCGGCGGCAGGCGTACTGGGCGGCCGTGGATCTCGACGTCGCCCGGGGGCCGGAGGTGGCGGAGGCGGCCCGGACCGTGCGGCGCAGTTACGACCTGCTCCTGGACCGTGTCCAGCGAGCGTGA